TGGTGATTTTCTTTACCAGTTTAATGAAGTGACATGTGTACTTttgggcgttttttttttttcccaatgttggtccatttttttaaaaacgcctttctcttttttgaagatttaATTCATGACAAGtttaccaattttttttttccttttttttgtgtttcccccGGGAAATGATCAGTTATGTTATGATGGctgttttttccatcctttttttttggtgactgtgtgattttttttttgtttctccgtTGCTTcgcttttccgttttgccattttgccattttgccacGATTCGTTTTAcatttcctctccttttggtGGCTTGGCAATTAAGCAGCCCCCCCGAAATGATGgtcattaaaaaaggaatcattTCCAAACACGTAAACTTAAACTGTTTCACTTTCAAAAATATCCATCTGTACAATTTTGATCGCTTCGACGTGAAAAAATGTTGGATGTATGCGTATCCCAGATGGAAAACTTTTCAGCGCATAATTTGCAGaaggtttttattttacaagtAAATTTCCAATGTACAGTAAAACCtgttttgcaatttttttttccgactttataattgtaaaaaaaagtgagccaACATTTTGGTAAGGTCACTGACTCCATTTTCATGTTCTTTGTCTTCTTCAATTGGCTTGATCAGGTGCTTCAGGAACTCTTCCTTtgatttaaaatgttttgcTATATCGGGGCAACCTTGACAACCCCCCTGTTGAGCTTGCTTGCCATTTGGGGAAGCGTCTTTGTCTTCCTCGGCTGCTTTTTCGGCTTCCTGTCCCTCCTGCgcttcatcttcttcctcttcctcttcctcctcatcatcgcCATCATCATCGTGTTCATCGTCCGTGTCATTCGTGTCTTGGTCTCCCGCTTCGGATTCCGCTTTGGAGCCTACCACTGTTTCTTCCTCTGACGGTTCTGATggttttccttctttgccCTCTTCCCGATCAATCTGCGCCGTTGCTTCATCTAcagctgcttcttcccctgcgGATACGTCCTTTTGTGATCCTTTCAAATCTTCTGCCACCATCTCTTCGTCTTGTTTTTCTTGCGTCTCCCCCGACGAGGTATTCACCATTTGGGCATCCGCCTCCTCTGGGGTGAATAGGTCAGTCAGCTCTTTTTCATCCTCTTCTTGATTTCCCTGTTTTTCCACACCTTTGATATTCACCTTTTTGGCTTGCTCAACCAGCTGATCACTTTCATTACCATGTTCGTATTTTCCATCCGCTTGTGAGATATTTTTCTGATATGATATGGGTATCTCCCCCTGCAGATATGTCCATTACGTTACTGCTCGTTCTGAGGTTAGTCGTTTCATCATCTTTTGCGTTGACATAacttatgaacaaatttagGAATAGGATGCATAAGGCAGCCCTAAAAATACGATTCATGGATGGCTCTTAAAAAGAATGCCTAGAAAGGAAGGTGTCCTTTTGACtgggttattttttatgtggaGACAGCTGCACATGGATGGGGAAAGCTTACTAGCGTTGCAGCTTCTGCACAGGTGTGCACttgtacatgtgtacatgcCAGATGTGCTACACAGGCGGTGGAGTGTTCTGGCCCTAATTCGAAGCATCGAACTGACTGAGCAGTGTAACGTAGGTTTTCCGTTAAGAAGGAATGGAAAACAGCGTAGCTGGGACGGTAGCTGCAATATGGAGCGGGGAAGTCTTAAGAGGCTTCACTATTCGCAGGGGTGGCCCTATGCAGACGTATGCCAATAGGGAGGTGTTCCTATACAGATGCATACTTATACAAACGTATGCCTATTACAGACGTGCAATTGTATTTTCCTTCCATTGCGAGGGGTAATTTAGTCAGTCGAAACAGTCACAGCTGGGCTGATATTTGCTAGAcgttttttcatcctttccTCTCCCTCTATATGTAACAAAAACTAGGCATGTGTTGCAGCAATATATGCGctgtattttattattttttttgctcattttgagCAGCCTTAAATATTAACTATGCATGCGaaagggattttttttttcataaaaaggagaaatcgGAAACTGTTCATTTtaatccaatttttttttttttttttttcctgtgtgCATTTCAATTATCACGTGAATGAAGATATGTTAACATGTCGGGGGCGACTGCTTAGGAGTACCAAGGAGATGATGTACGTCTGTGTTCCTTGTGTAATGTAACAGCACCTATGGAATGCATGCATCAagcataattatttacacccctttattaattttgcgaaaaaaaaatgagcattaAATTATGCAGATAGGCTAGTATAGCGTGCTTATTTGCACTGGAGAGGTGAAGATCAAGGCAGTGAGGGGTAACTACAAAAGCCCAAATGCGgtcgaaagaaaaataaaaataaataaaaataaatcaataaAAATCGATAAAAATCAATAAAAATCAATaaaagttcaaaaaaaattgcagtttctttaccaaaagggggacgtGGAGGAGCCAAGATAAGGGAGTAAGCTCCTCTCTgtacgttattttttttatgctcatGTAGGGGATACGCATACGTGAAGCCTAGTTAGTCACACGCAACGTAATCGCCCTAGTAGTGATatatgtgcgtttttttgctgctttgTGTAATTATGGTCATTACGCGCCACTGCAGTTTATATGGCTTCGGAGGTCCCCTTTCATTCATagaaaaaaggcgaaaaaagcacaaaattttgttgaTAAGCCATTTGTTTAGTTAACCCTAAAGTGCGTTTTGCATATTTAAGATTTAACGTTACAGAAATGTGTTCCCACCacctgtgttttttttttctttccagtCAAATTGATGTACcccttcaaaaaataaacgcacAAATTATAGTAAGCTAAAAATGAACCCATTAAAGTATCGCATAAATGAGTTCCCCAggtgcgccttttttttttttatggtaaTCTGATCTGCAACTTAGATATGTTCCTGTTTAAGCTGCGCGGAGTGATTACCCTTTGTCTGGGCATGGGACTGTACCATGACGCTGATCCggaggagttttttttttttttttatccaaatgGCATCCTCACATTCGCATTCTGAATGGTCGCGGAAACAAGGACAagcgcttctcccccccattttttacatttgaaGGAGTGTGTAAAGCATATCCTTCATCATATTACCATATCCCCCGGAGGCTTGTTTATCGTTATCAATCATGTGGACCAGGTTCTCGAGAGAATCCTTGGttgattttatatattttgagATGTCCACGAAGTCTCCTGCATTTACCTGTTGGGGATCGGTATCATTGGGCGAATCGTCCGTTGAGGTGTGGGTCTCTCCGTCATGTTCTGTTGCTCCCACCGGTTCTGCAACTGCGTAGTCTGCTCCTTCGTAGTTTTCGCCTTTGTAGTCTGATTCGACGTTGTTTTCGCCTCTGTGGTCTGCTCGTTCGTAGTTTTCGCCTCTGTAGTCTGCTCGTTCGTAGTTTTCACCTCTGTAGTCTGATTCGACGTTGTTTTCGCCTCTGTAATCTGCTCGTTCGTAGTTTTCGCCTCTGTAGTCTGCTCGTTCGTAGTTTTCGCCTCTGTAGTCTGCTCGTTCGTAGTTTTCGCCTCTGTAGTCTGCTCGCTCGTAGTTTTCTCTTTCGTAGTTTGCTTCTCTGTAGTTTTCGCCTGGGTAGTCTGCTCGTTCGTAACCCGCTCCTCTATCTTCGTCATATTCTACGAGCTTCTCTGCTtgtgtttcttcctcctcttcctcatcgGATGATAGTTCATCCCCACTGAGTGTAGTACTTTCCACGTCTAGGCTACTTTCACACTCTTTCATTTGGTAGCTTGCACCATCTTCCACTGGCGCTTCTAATTTATAATCGTACTCATCGGGAAGTTCTATAAATGTGGGTTCGGGGGTGCTTGGTTCGACCGTTTCGgctttttcgtctttttcgtctttttcgGCTTTTTCGgctttttcatctttttcgGCTTTTTCGGCTGTTTTGTCTGTTTCGGTTTTTTCGGCTGTTTTGTCTGTTTCGGCTGTTTCAGTTGTTTTGTCTGTTTCGGCTTTTTCGGCTGTTTCGGCTGTTTTGTCTGCTTCGGCTGTTTCGGCTGTTTCGGCTTTTTCGACTGTTTTGTCTGTTTCGGCTGCTTCCTCGCTTAGGTCACCCTTTGTAAGTTCTGCTTGGGGGGCCTCCTCTGAGGAGTCACGGCCGTGCGAGTCTTCTAAAGCATCAACGGGGCTAATTTCACTATCACAGTGGCCATCGTGGGCGTCATTGTTATTAGCACCGTCTTCTTTGGCGGAGACGTCGCCTCTTAAATTGGGTTTAGAAACAGTGGCGCAGTCGTCATTTCCGTTGCCATCGTTACCATCGCTGCCATTGGAACTATCGGCACTATCGCCGCCATTAGAACTATCGGCACCATTATCACCATTGCCACTCTCACCACCTTTCCCACTTTGGCCATTTTCCACGTCATTCACCACTTCGGCCGCGTTCCCCCTTGAGTGGagggccaaaaaaaggaagcaaaagagGACACCCAAGGGGGGTCGCATCTTGtagttttatttataaaaaaaaaaaattgaaaaattttaaagcgAGTCCCACAATAATTAGGATGTGGGGGGAAACTACGTGAaggaataataatttaataagcCGAGATGTTAACGCCTGCCGAAAGGGGGTAAAGGGAGATAAGTGTgtgtgttattttatttttatttttatttttttttttttggttttgtTTTTGCCTGGCTACCTCGACTGTACTTTATGTGTCACCATTCAGTGTATCCTAATGGGTAACGGTTTAAGTACCACACGGggtgagaaaaaggaagaagcggctTTTCTTTAACAAAACTGAGGTGGGTCAAATTGGAGGGTTatacaataaatatattacacCTACCATGATTCGTAaattttggcaatttttccaaGTTTGAGCTGACATACATTATTATCTCTAGAAAATtcgttcatatatttttttttctctttttatcttatgaatgcaatttttttttttattttacgttttcaaaaaagtaatagaaaaggaggagcaggTCTTGAATAGTTTTCGTAGTTTAGAGTTACATAAATGATGATGCGAATCTAAGAGCCAATTTTTATTACCGCACAAGGAGGGCAAAGCTCAAATTTGCGACGACGCGGGGTATATGTGCATCGGTACCAGTGTGCATATAAACATGCATGCGCTATATTGTGCAATATATTCATGTAAGGCTATGCCCTAATATACGGGTTGCCCCGTCGCCTTGGATTTCTAACAttgcaccaaaaaaattacttccgCATGGCGACCTACGTGTAGTTTGCTCCGTATGCATAAAagaagcgaagaaaaaaaaaaaaaaggtcctTAATATTATCACCCTAGTCTCACACGCAGAGATGATATACTTGGCGAAAAATTGTTTGATTACCTTTTGCTTATGTTCTTCACTGGAGAGGAAAGAGTACCAAGAAGAAGTGGCCATGTATTTACGCCAATAACGCACCAAC
The sequence above is drawn from the Plasmodium cynomolgi strain B DNA, chromosome 10, whole genome shotgun sequence genome and encodes:
- a CDS encoding hypothetical protein (putative), which produces GEIPISYQKNISQADGKYEHGNESDQLVEQAKKVNIKGVEKQGNQEEDEKELTDLFTPEEADAQMVNTSSGETQEKQDEEMVAEDLKGSQKDVSAGEEAAVDEATAQIDREEGKEGKPSEPSEEETVVGSKAESEAGDQDTNDTDDEHDDDGDDEEEEEEEEDEAQEGQEAEKAAEEDKDASPNGKQAQQGGCQGCPDIAKHFKSKEEFLKHLIKPIEEDKEHENGVSDLTKMLAHFFLQL
- a CDS encoding hypothetical protein (putative) — translated: MRPPLGVLFCFLFLALHSRGNAAEVVNDVENGQSGKGGESGNGDNGADSSNGGDSADSSNGSDGNDGNGNDDCATVSKPNLRGDVSAKEDGANNNDAHDGHCDSEISPVDALEDSHGRDSSEEAPQAELTKGDLSEEAAETDKTVEKAETAETAEADKTAETAEKAETDKTTETAETDKTAEKTETDKTAEKAEKDEKAEKAEKDEKDEKAETVEPSTPEPTFIELPDEYDYKLEAPVEDGASYQMKECESSLDVESTTLSGDELSSDEEEEEETQAEKLVEYDEDRGAGYERADYPGENYREANYERENYERADYRGENYERADYRGENYERADYRGENYERADYRGENNVESDYRGENYERADYRGENYERADHRGENNVESDYKGENYEGADYAVAEPVNAGDFVDISKYIKSTKDSLENLVHMIDNDKQASGGYGNMMKDMLYTLLQM